The window CAATCTGAGCTACGGCATCTTTCAGCACGATGAACCTGTCTGCATTTAAGATGTCATAGACATTCAAGGTGTTGGCCATTGCTGTTTTTACTCCCGGGATATTGGCTGCCGAAGCAATTACCTTTTCGTTCACCTCAGGGAGAACGATGAGGGCTTTTTTCTCGGAGCCGATTGCCTTGAGCATTGCAACGATGGTCTTAGTCTTATATTCATCAAGTGAAATCTTGTCAAGCACGATTATTTCGTTGTCGATCACTTTGCTTGAAAGAGCTGACTTCATGGCAAGACGCTTTACCTTTTTGTTTAACGAATAACTATAGTCGCGCGGCTTTGGAGCAAATACGATACCGCCGTGAGTCCACTGCGGTGAACGTGTGGAACCCTGTCTTGCGTGACCGGTGCCCTTCTGTCTCCACGGCTTTCTGCCGCCGCCCGAAACCTCGGCGCGGGTTAGTGCCGACTGTGTGCCCTGACGCTGGTTTGCAAGGTAATTCACTACCATGTCATGCAGAACCATTGCATTGGGTTCAATTCCGAATATGGCATCGGAAAGGTCGATTTTCTCTACTTCTTTGCCGGCCATATCAAGTACTGCTACTTTAGGCATTACAATTCCTCCTTCCCTTACGCCTTAACGCTGTCATGGATTACTACGATTCCGCCGTTCGGGCCAGGAACTGCGCCCTTAATAGCAATCAGGTTGTTTTCCACATCCACTTTGGCAACGGTTAAATTCTGAACCGTGACCTTCTCGGCGCCCAAGTGACCAGCCATCTTTAGGCCAGGGAACACTCTTGACGGATCCGAGCAGGAACCATTGGAACCACCGTGGCGGGCAACAGGGCCTGTACCATGTGATTCCTTCAATCTTTGGAAATTCCAGCGCTTAATTACGCCGGCGTATCCCTTACCTTTGCTGGTGCCGGTGACATCAACCTTGTCCCCTGCTGCAAATGTGTCCGCTTTTACAAGATCACCCACGTTGAAAACATCTGTGTCTTCCAGTCTGAATTCTCTTAGGGTTTTCTTCGGAGCAACATCCGCCTTTGCGAAGTGGCCCTTCATAGGCTTTGTAACTTTTTGCGGCTTTAAATCGCCGTAGCCCATCTGAATTGCCGCGTAGCCGTCGTTTTCAACCGTTTTCTTCTGTGAGATGACACAGGGACCGGCCTGAACAACCGTTACAGGGATCACATTTCCCTTTTCGTCGAAAATCTGCGTCATGCCGACTTTCTTGCCGATAATACCTTTTTGCATTATTTTACCTCCTATGCAGGTTATTGGTTGGCATTAGCCAACTTGACCTCGGCCGCTGGTTGGTTCAACTAGAGTTTAATCTCTATTTCAACGCCTGCGGGGAGCTCTAGACCCATCAAAGCCTCTACGGTTTTGTTGGATGGTCTGAGAATGTCGATAAGTCTCTTGTGCGTTCTCATCTCGAATTGTTCACGGCTGTCCTTGTACTTGTGAACAGCACGCAGAACCGTAATGATCTGCTTTTCAGTCGGGAGCGGAACTGGTCCGGCAACCCTTGCGCCCGTGCGCTTCGCTGTCTGCACAATCTTTTCAGCCGACTGATCAACCAACTGATGATCGTAGCCCTTAATTCTTATCCTGATTTTTTCCTTGACTGCCACTGTGAATCGCCTCCTTATTGTAGTTGGCGGGCGGCGTTTTTCAAATCCTAACACTGTGCCGGGTGTTCCCTCATAACACATTTAAAAACCGGATTCACTTTTACAAGTTAAATCCGGGTGTCGGCATAAAAAACGTCTGAGCATAATAAGAGCGTAAACGCAGTAAACCGCATTCTATTCTCTTATCGCACGCTCAAAGTATCTGTCGCCCGGTTTAAAATCGGACATACTCCACGGAAAAACCGGCGTATTTCAGCCGCAACCTCCCGCTTCATCGCATATCTGTCGCAGTCGTGCTTGATTATAATACCATAAGAGGATCTATTATGCAAGACTTATTTTCTCTTTATTGCAAGAAATTTATGCATCATATTTAGTGATATTGTCTATCTTTGGTTTCTGTTCTTATGAACCAGATAATAAACAACAGCCACGAGCAGTACAACCGCAACCTGTGCAATAAAGAATTCAACATTAAAAGAATTGTAAACCAATATGCCGGTCGACCCGTCCGCGCCGCCGATCACACCGGCCGATATGCCGTCCCGTCTATTCATAAGTAACTTGATCCCAGCATAGAGCAAAATTCCCAAATAGATGCCCACCAGCGCCGCAAGTATCCTTCTCAATAGAAAGCCCCTCCGTTTTCATTCTTAGTTCATGCTAATCATTATAATGCATTATCTAAAAAAAGACAACCGGAGGGGCTTTCTTATGGATTGTTACAGGTGAATTTTGATGTTAGATGAAATTTTTCCAAATTTCATTGCTGGTGGCATATGGTTTAATCTGCGCGTAGGTCAGGCTAAGCTTAACAAGGCGATTCTCAGGTTTTGTTATTTGAAAGGCAAATCCGACGTCATATTTTGTAAAATAGACCGCGCCGGAATCCAGAGCCGACTTAATGACACCGGCCGTTACCGACGGTGCAATATCGGAACTTAACTGCTGCTTTGCAGCTGTTTCAAGAAGCTTGTAAAGCGCGTCGTTTTTAACGATCAGGTCTTTCATCTCAAGGGCAGTGCCGGTCTTTAGATTGATATTCACGGCACGGAGCGTATGGACATTTTCCGCTTTTGCAGAAAGCTTTACATACTCATTGAAGCCAATACTGATAAAGCTCTTTCCCTCATAGGTCACATCGCTGTTCACCTTGACCGTTGTTTTTTCGGTCTTTGCGCCAGTCCCCAAAGAATTGATGGTTTTCAGCGCGGAGGCTTTGATCGCCGTATTCGCCTTATCGGCGCCGGTAACTTTACCGGACAGTACGGGGTAAGATGCCGAATAGGTCATGTTGCCATTTTTATAGGTGTATTTTTCATCTTTTACGGTATAAGTTCCGTTATTTTCTCCTGAAATTGCTTTTGGATTTTCCACTTTTGGAGCCTGGCTCGGCGTTGTAACCTTGCTGGAAACCGCCGTGCCGGAAGATGCCGTACCGGAAGATACCGTACCGCTGCCGGCGCCGCTTGTCACCCCGCCGTCTGAAGCCGTCTGGCTTGTAACACCCGATACATTAGTCGGTGCGGCCTGACCTTTGCAGGCCGCCAGGGCAAACACCATGGTAAATGCGCAAATAAGCGCTCCAATTTTTTTCATTGATAAATTCACTCCTTTGGTTATGTTTTTCTGCAGGACACAGGCAGTCCGGTGCCGGGCCGCTGTGTCGGAGCAGGGTATGCGGCAAAGAGCCGCATACTGTCAATATCGTCTTTACATCTGCCAACGTTTAACTATGCTAACACATCAGGCTAAAAAAATCAAATTACAATGCCGTTATGGATATGACAGAAATCCGCGGCAGTGTTACTTTTATATACAGTATATCATACAGTATTTTCCATTTTAGGGAGATTCATTCAATTCTTAAAAATAAATCTATGAAAATAAGGAAACGAAAGGCAGATGTCTTCCGTTTCCAAGTGCGGCAGTGCTGTGAAAGCAAGCCGGATTCAGAATACCTGATTCCAATAAATATACTGCAAGAGACTGTTCTGATACTTTTCGATATTCGGAACAAGCACCGTTGCATTCGACTGCTGAATCTTGACCTGTTTTACCTCGTACAAGTCTTCCGACGGCCTGAAATACCCAACCGGAAAATCCCGGCAGGCATAGGCATCCGTCCCCAGTTTCAGCGCGGTTTCCGAATTCAGATTGGTTTGGACAAAAGGAAGCAGTTTTTTCGCAAGTTTGGCCAGGGTTCCTGCATCCATGGATTCCAGCCTGCTGATGATTCCCGCCGATACCTTCTGCATACGCTGCAACCTCAACTCTTCCCCGCCGATTTGGCGGATTCGGGAATAATACAACGCCTGCTTGC of the uncultured Caproiciproducens sp. genome contains:
- the rplD gene encoding 50S ribosomal protein L4, translating into MPKVAVLDMAGKEVEKIDLSDAIFGIEPNAMVLHDMVVNYLANQRQGTQSALTRAEVSGGGRKPWRQKGTGHARQGSTRSPQWTHGGIVFAPKPRDYSYSLNKKVKRLAMKSALSSKVIDNEIIVLDKISLDEYKTKTIVAMLKAIGSEKKALIVLPEVNEKVIASAANIPGVKTAMANTLNVYDILNADRFIVLKDAVAQIEEVYA
- the rplC gene encoding 50S ribosomal protein L3 — translated: MQKGIIGKKVGMTQIFDEKGNVIPVTVVQAGPCVISQKKTVENDGYAAIQMGYGDLKPQKVTKPMKGHFAKADVAPKKTLREFRLEDTDVFNVGDLVKADTFAAGDKVDVTGTSKGKGYAGVIKRWNFQRLKESHGTGPVARHGGSNGSCSDPSRVFPGLKMAGHLGAEKVTVQNLTVAKVDVENNLIAIKGAVPGPNGGIVVIHDSVKA
- the rpsJ gene encoding 30S ribosomal protein S10 codes for the protein MAVKEKIRIRIKGYDHQLVDQSAEKIVQTAKRTGARVAGPVPLPTEKQIITVLRAVHKYKDSREQFEMRTHKRLIDILRPSNKTVEALMGLELPAGVEIEIKL